TTTTTGGCTCAACTTAAATTATATCCCACAGGGTCTGACGTCTAACCCTTCGAGATAATTTTCAGTCCTCATGGGAAAATGCAGTGCACGATAAGCTGTTGACTTTAGGACTTTCTCTTCAAGCTGTCTTAGACAACCAAACTAAAGCAATGGTTAAACAAAGATTGTTTGATTCAAGCAACAGGGAGATTTTACTAGTGCTCCAAATTTTATGATTCCAGAAAATCTTAGATTTATTGTAGCTCTGGCTCCCCATCTCTCTTTGTTGTAGATTCTGGGCCAATGGAGGGCATTCTCCCTGGCAAGATGGCGAGCTGTCTCCTACGTAGTGTTagaggggagatataaaaagatccCCATGCGGGAGAGAATCTGCCCTTGTGGTGCCGGCGAGGTGGAATCAACCGAAAACGTTCtgctttattgttgtttttgtcaGGAAATACGtctaaaaattatttttccaCTGCTTAGAAGGTTTCCAGGCTGTTTGGATCACAATATTTCTAGAATGTTCCTTGAGAGTGATAACCcccagagccagtttagtgtagtggttaatctgcagaaccgagtttgattcctcactcctccatttgaagccagctgggtgaccttgggtcagtcacaactctcttagagctctctcagccccacccacctcacaaggtgttttgttgtggggataatggcatagtttgtaaactgctcagagtgggtgttaaatcattctgaagggcggtatataaatcgaatgttgttgttgttataatttgtGCAAAGTTTTTTGCAGCGGCCTGCAAGATCCGCCAGGAAATTATGCATACTGAACTTAAATTTTAGCtaatatcttttaaaatgatATTGTCCTTGTATATTGGATATTACGGTTGATCTTTAATTTACATTTTGTACTTTTGTGATTTGCGCTGGTCGTTAACTAAATAAATTTGACTGACTGAAGATACTGttgccttgatttttttttttttaaaaaaagtatcttaTCATTTCTCTGCAGATGGGAACTTTCTCAGTCGCCAGTGAAGAGGTTTTGAAGAACCGAGCCATTAAGAAGGCAAAGCGTAGAAATGTGGGATTAGAGGTATTATTTTTAACAAATGTTCTGGTTGTTGGTTGGGCTATGTACATGGCCTGCAAATAAGTTAGTAATACTAAAGAACGATGCCTATATTGGCATGAGTACATAGCTGGAAAAGGTGAGAGTTGATTCAGAAAAGAGAGAACTTTGTATGTCAGGTGACTTCCATGTAGGCATAAAACATAAAATGGCATGAAAGTATTTCCAGAGGGCAAGGGCAGTCGAATTCCTTGCAAGATGCTTCCTCCACTTCTTTTCAGAGTGCCAGCCGTGGGCGTGTGCCTCATTTCAGGTTTTTGTTGCTGTCCAGGTGCCAGTTTTATTGGTTGGTGTTCAAAGTGTATGATGTATGGAGAAGTGGCCTAAAACAGGATGTCAGGAGCTGTTTTTCCATATCCACTCATGCATGTAGCCATGATaagaaaatattaataataacaataaaaagaaaattaaaagaaaatactcTAGTAAGCATTCATTAATTTGCTCTCTGCAATCCCACATGCATTTTGTATGAAAACTGTATTACCTTTAAAATAAGTTCCTGTAGAATTGCTTAGCCATGCTCCCAGCAGGCTTCCAATTACATGTAAAATGAGAATGAAAAACTAGTATTTATGAAGCAAAGTTTTAATCTTCCCATTTGTTCATTAAAACTGATCTTATTGCTTATGACGAAGTACTTGATTGAGTAGGCATGTGATGGCTGTGTGGCTCAGGCATGCTGCCAAACCGTGGCGTTACGCTGCACGAGCAAACCCTGTGGTGTGAcgtgctccccccctccccccctccttccccttgcgTGCTTGAGGGTTCTAGTGCAGACTAGCtctagtgagagccagtttggtgtagtgggtaagagcgcgggattctaatctggagaactgggttcgattcctcactccttcgcttgaaaccagctgggtgacctggggtcggtcacagctctttcatagctctctcagccccacccacctcacagggtaattgtcatgaggataagagtaacatactttgtaaaccgctctaagtgggtgttaagtcatcctgaagggcggtatataaatcgaatgtttttgctgttgttattaatgttattgttattataaactGTTGTTGGTCAGTCCAGATGTTGTATGGCTTGCACTCAATTGGAAGTCATTCATTGACTGACTTGGGAGGGGAAGAGGTGGCCAGTGAATGCGTAGAGCTCATTCGTGTTTTGGCTTTGCAGCTGATCCACCTGTACCTGTTAACGTAGATGACTCTTTCATGGCGTGGAATTTTCCAGTGATTATACAAGTCACTTATTGATGAATGTGTGGGAGGGTCAGGCCTAGTTTTGGGACTGAATGTGGTATTTTTCTAAGACATCAAATCTTTTGTCTTGAATAAAGGAAGTAAAGCCATTCTTATAGCTTTATATGAATAGAAATAGTGTTTAGAAAACGGCTAGTTTGCATTTAATGTATAGCAAGAGGAGGGGATTCAGTTGTAAATTCAGTAGAACGTCAAACCTGATAAATACAGGACAGTAATTAGGTGAAGGCTAATTAATTAGGTAATTTAACCGGTCTTTGGCTTATGCCACTGTCTAGTATCATGTAATCAGCTTCAGTGTCTGCCAGCATGAGAGTAATTGATGGGAGTCAGGAAGTTCTCTATGTGCACAGGAGTGGGTGGGAAGTCGCTGGGTTGTGTGAAGTGAAATATAACCACCTCTTTATATTTTCTTTCAGTCTGAGAGTGGAGGAGCTTTTAAAGGCTTTAAAGGTTTTGATTTATCTTCTGGAGGTGTCGGGTTTTCTGGCTTTGGCAATGGCACCCGAACAAAACCCTTAGGACTATCCAATGGTAGCAGCAGCATTACAAATACTTCTTCATATATCAGCTTAAAGACAGCTGCTGAAACCAAGACTACATTAACCAGTAAGTTAACCAGTAAACCTGTCCTTGATAGAAATGGTCTTAAATGCTCTTCAGGCATTCAGTGGTTAAGAGGGGAATTGAAAGATTTTGTGTAAATATGGGTCATGTGAGGAGAAGCTGTATGTAGGTCAGTTGCAGAGTGCAGTCTTTGCAACTGGGGCTCAGCCTCCAGCACCAGTGATTAAAAGTTCTTGGGTAACAGGACGTGAAAATTGTCAcatttttcccttccctgccagTAAACTTTGCAGAAGGAGCTTTTGAACAAGCATCTCTTTTCTCcttgagggaggagggggacttCCTCATATCTCTGTTCTTCCTAACCAACATCACAACATGCTGCTCTTTCTAATAGGCCCTGTGGTATCCAGTGTATCAGTAAATACTCCGGTAGTTGAGAAGAAACCTGCAAACCTAGAAACCAATGGTGAGAGCCAGCAGCCACCATCCTCTGGATTCGCTCCAAGCCCCGCCTGCAGCTCTAATGTTTATCACAAGCAGCTCGCTGCTCTCAACTGTTCTGTGCGTGACTGGATAGTAAAGCATGTCAATGCCAATCCGCTCTGTGACTTAACACCAATCTTCAGAGACTATGAAAAATACCTAGCTGAGATAGAACAACATGGGATCAGTAGTGACAGTGGCTCGGAAAGCGAGAGTAACAAGGCAGTTGGAAGTCAGCCTGGTGGTGCGTTTGGCAGTTCGAATCTTCAGCAAGGCTCCATATTTTTCTTTAACAGCAACAGATCTGAGGATATGCCTAGAAAGGGAATGGAATTGGAAAAGAAACCAGAACCAAAGCTAGGGTCTAAGTCAGCAGTCACATTTACTTTTAGCAAGAGCGTTGACAGCTCTGGTCTGAATTCTAGTGCATTGCCTAGTTTCTCATTTTCCTCTGGATGTGCAAACTTATTTGGGAAGGATGCAAGCCAGGGCAGTGCTCCTTCATTTTCAAGCAAAGCATCAGATACTCAGATGGAAAGTGCCAGCAATGAAGATAAAGGTAaacgtttattttaaaaaataggaactGGATACACTTCACCTCTTGTTGAACTTTTAGAGACTCCCATTGATCTAATTCCATTGGGTGGTTAATAGTTTCTCAAGAAGTCCATGTGCGCACATGTTTGCTAGTGACAACCATCACTCTTTTTTCCCGCTAGATGTTTGCTGCAGTGGGAGATGTTCACAACTTCCAAAATCTGTTTGGAGCAGAGACTTTAGATAGGG
The window above is part of the Eublepharis macularius isolate TG4126 chromosome 16, MPM_Emac_v1.0, whole genome shotgun sequence genome. Proteins encoded here:
- the NUP50 gene encoding nuclear pore complex protein Nup50 isoform X1; translation: MAKRVAEKELTDKNWDQEEETEEMGTFSVASEEVLKNRAIKKAKRRNVGLESESGGAFKGFKGFDLSSGGVGFSGFGNGTRTKPLGLSNGSSSITNTSSYISLKTAAETKTTLTSPVVSSVSVNTPVVEKKPANLETNGESQQPPSSGFAPSPACSSNVYHKQLAALNCSVRDWIVKHVNANPLCDLTPIFRDYEKYLAEIEQHGISSDSGSESESNKAVGSQPGGAFGSSNLQQGSIFFFNSNRSEDMPRKGMELEKKPEPKLGSKSAVTFTFSKSVDSSGLNSSALPSFSFSSGCANLFGKDASQGSAPSFSSKASDTQMESASNEDKGGEEEEEEPPKVVVNEIKEDDAFYSKKCKVFYKKDNEFKEKGVGTLHLKPAGNQKTQLLIRADTNLGNILLNILVPPKMPCSRTGKNNVLIVCIPNPPVDEKNAAVPVPMLIRVKTSEDADELHKILLEKKEA